The window TTTTCATGGTCTGACCTCCCGGTccggtccgggtctgaaaacagTGGCTAAACTTTGTCTAACCTAAAAACCCTCTCACCTTTGTACCTAGAACCTCATTTCCAATATGACCCAACTCGAAACACCAAAACAACCATCGTATGTGTCTGATGTCACTatctaaaacctaaaaactctctctctcttagaacCTTATTGCCACTGTGACCTAACCAAAAACAACCACCATGAtacaacccaaaaaaacacCAAACCACCACCATCATTGTCCAAAATTTACCAACCAACCAAAattaccacccaaaaaaaaaaaaaaaaaaccaaaatcttcATAAAACCActaaaccaaaatcacaaaaaaaaaaaaaaaaaaccctacaaaCCATTGTCGTCGATCTGACCTAAACACCCAAAGAACTTTTGGTATTGGTGAAGAGGTGAAGTGCAACGCCGATTTGAGGAGGAGAGAGTGACCCAAACACCCAAAGAACTTTTGGTATTGGTGAAGAGGTGAAGTGCAGCACCAATTTGAGGAGGAGAGAGTGGGCTGAGAAAAGAGGAGTAGACAAAGAGGGAgatgaggaaagagaaaaaCGAGGGTTGAGTATTTGAAGAGAGAGACTGGGAGGAGGCGGTGTCGATTTGAGAAAAGAGGAGAAGATGAAGAGGGAGAGGAGAAGAGATACGAGAGGAGAGAGAGGGCTTGGTTTTtgtatgaagagagagagagagagagattgaattaAAAACAATGATAGAGAAAGGGGAGAGAATGGCtaagagaaatagaaagaggAGAAAGAAGGGCTAAGAGAAAAAGAGGCAAATGggtgagacttgagagagatAACAGGTGAGAGAGATATGTcagaagagagaggagagagaaatagaataaaatggtaatattttttttagcttttgtgTCTGTATCATTCCAAATTTGGAACGATGTTGTTCATCCATGCTATGTCTTTTAGCATTTAGAATATCTAATGtgagagattttttttctagtactctttaggggtggcaattcatGTTCGCGTGTTGGGTTCGTATCGTGTTGACTAATGAGTATTCAACTATATGGGTCAACACTAACccaacatgtttattaaacgggtcaaaaTTCCTCAACCTTAATacaacttgtttattaaacgagtCAGTCGTGTTGATCCatttatcagattttatcaaagtgaaaaaaaaaaaaaaaaacaaattttagtattaaccaaattgatctaaattatgaaaaaccaattttttttttttaaatatatatatatatatatatatatatatataagattcaGAACTAATGGGTAAATGCATCACAAGtaatcatttaaaattaaaacatatctcaatatcacaaataattaatcacaatatgttaaggaaaaaaaaccacaataactaataagtttatatacctagggtttgaagggtatattggtgAAATATCATATAATGAAATAGGTCAGATGGGTTAAACAGATTCCATGGGTTGGATACTAACTCGACACGTTTATTAAATGGATCAGTTGTGTCAACCCGAATATGATATAAACTTATTAAGCCTCAACTCATAACTTGCTATTTTCATGTCAAGTCATGCCGTGTTTATGGGTGGTGTCAAATTTTGCCACCCTTTAAATAGGTTAGTTATGTCAACCAGAATATGATATGAACTTGTTAAGTCTCAACTCATAACTTACTAATTTCATGTCGAGTCGTGCCGTGTTCGCAGGTGGTGTCAAATTTTGCCACCGCTAATGctcttagagcattctcatcaaggatctccaaaaatttagcaattagtatcttaaaaatctactttatttattttaacaactcactttacaatacacctaacatcaaaagttttatattttttactacttCATTAATTAaagatagtgagagagagaagagaagataGTGAATGAGAGTTCGGTGAGAAGAAAAGAGGAAtagtgagagagaaaagatattttaattaaagttgcattaaaatattattatatttataagatTTGAACTAAAGTGGACTATCATACATAGCAGTCCACTGTAGCTCagatgctaaaaaatttaatactaatACTTTTATTGTAGTGTGCTTTTTTGGAATAAGATGTTAAGAAGGtatttggtttgtatttttaaacaacaatttttagtttttaaacaatattacacgtatttttatacatatttttaaacaataattttcagtttttaaacacgTTCACCAAACGGGcttaaaaaataacatttttagctTTTGAAAGCTTTATATGAATGCCCTAGGCTTGGGTTGAATAAATTAAGTGTTCCGTacgtattattattattatttttttaaaagtcaaacTCAGctgtaatattaattaaaaaataaaaagtggttACAGTACATGGAATTACATAACTGTAACTTGCATTGATTGCCCCCAAAAAATATGCAGAGATAGTTAGTAATggctcttcaaaaaaaaaaaaagatagttaGTAATGGTGacgtaacccaaaaaaaaaccaacaacaacatcaacaacaagaagaagataTGATATGGGTTTGAGTTGGGCCGTGGGCGCCATTTAGACGCTAGCTAATATTAGGCAGCCACTAATAATACagtaattataaataataataaaaagtgaaatCCTATAAGAGAAGAGACTACTACAGACTACAGAGAGataatagaaagagaaaaacccaaaacattAGGAGAGAAGTGACTGTGAGAAGTTGTAGAAGTATTCATTTATCAATTAAATTGGATTCAAAGCTTCCAATTTCACTCTCTTTTTACATTGACCTATTAGTACTTAgtagtataataataataataatagttggGCGATTGAATTGTATTATTGTATGCCAGAGTCAGAATCAGAAGCAGAGAGTGCTGTGTCGCCTGTGAGTTGAGTTGAGAATcagactcttcaaatttctaGGGCAAATTTTTGATTTGATTGACTCTCCTTGGTTTCAATTTTCATGGTAAGCCCTCACTTTACTTTTCGATCTCAATATTAATTCTGCTCTTTGGTTCCTCAGAAACAGTTTTATTTATGTTGCTCAAATCAAAATTGAGCCTGTgttttttgaatattttcatTTCCAGTTGCTTGTTTATTCAGGTCTGTCTGTGTGAAGAATTGGCAATTACTTGATGATATagtgtattttttttggaggaggGTCTTTTGAACtacattattattaatatttgtttgagATTGAGATATTATTATGAAGTTGCGTATAGACTATAGAGTTTTAGAAGAGCAACGAGGTGCACGGGTGATTCCTACCTTTACAATAgtttcaatataaaaaacaagttaaaagtttgaccaaaaaaggaaaaaaaaaaactcaacaccGTCATCACTCATGCCTTCCAtgtgattcttttttcttttctttctttttttttttttttttttcctgcagcAGAAATAAGTAGTAACTACtagatgattaaaaaaaaaaggtgggttcaatagttgttgttgttgttttttttttttttttttttaaaaagaactaCTAATCCCTTTATTGGAAAGATAGTGAAGAGGcagtttattattttgaataaataCTACtagtaagaaaaagaaaaaaagcagcTGTAATATCATTTTCTATCAAACACATGGATAGTTCTAGTAGGAGTCATTTGAATGCTGCTCGTGAGTACTGAGTAACCTACTACTACTTTTGCTTTGTTGGTTGctgttttaattaattactcAATCTTTATGGCTTGCTTCTTGTTCTTTGTTTTCAAAATCTTCCACCTTCCTTGTGAGTGTTGTCTACCTTCTTTACACTTTGACTGAAATACCCCTTAATTTGTCatttgagacttgagagagaggTTACATGTGCCCccatttgtaaattttttttttttttttttttttctatgtataTATGTAACGAAACTTAATGCCATTGAAGCTGATTGACTTTACTTTATTTGGGTTGGCAGAGATTGTAAAAAGTCTTTGAATATGGGATGCCTAGTGTCAACACCAAAGGATACTGGTGGAAATAGGAGGAGGCCAGGGAATATTGGGGATGTTTCTGTGTATGTTCCTGGTTTTCGGATTCCTAAACCTGTTGATTTCTCCCAATCATTGGGTGATCACTTGTCCAAGAATTTAGTGGAGCGCCTATCTGCTCTGAGAACTCGTATCGTTGTAATGGCTGGTCAAGAAGGTCCTACAGTTACAAGAACTAGGAGAAAAACCCAACATGGTTTGTTATAGAAAAAACTTGATATTGCTTTACTAATTGTGAGACCTCAGTTATTGAAACATTGGataattttgttgtttgtagGAGGTTCAACCTTAGCTGATCTTTTGCAGGCTCTGGAAGATTACTTGCCGGTTCTTTTAGGACTAGTTAAAGATGGTAAAGTGTGCATTAGTGCCACTATGATTTGAATGTTTTAACTGTTATGGATAATTCATAATAGTAGCGCTTATCTGTTATTTGCAGGAAGCCATCTACAATACAAGGTACAATTTGTATGGGTAAATCAGGAGGATGACGCAGAGGTGGGAGTATAGGACTAAtctatcaattttaaaatttctgttCTGCCTTTCATTTCTAGTTGTCATTACATCCCTCCTCCATTCAGTGGAATTGATGTTTTTATATGGATCAATACTTTTGCAGGAAACAGGCATGCCTAATGCTTGGTATGAGGTGTTGTCAGTTTTGCACTTGATGGCAATGCTATCGTTATCACAGGCCAACTTATTACTTCTCCCAAGAACATCTGCCGATGGTTACCAGCCAAAGGTATCAGAAGGTAGTTTTACTGCAAAACTTTTTGCTTGAGTTATTGTGATCtctaattttgttatttatttgtaaaaattttattggCTATCATgtataaacttataaaacatctggttccaaatttataatagaattattttgggtctttttttttttcttttttttatataaagtttTCTCTTTGTTCAACATTTCAGAAGactaatatcaaaattttgaacgTATTTTTATTCCTAATAGTCTTCAATGGTTTAgggaaatttttataaaatttggtGATGTGTGGAAGCCCTCCCATCCGCCCCCACTcaacacaccccccccccccccccccggttTTTGTGTCAACTTACGTAGGGGTTTGGTTCTCTGTTTGTCAAGGATATACAATCTTTCCTGTAACAAACCATTTGTTTCATCTTGTAAGAAAATACTATACCAATTAAATTTCTCCTTATGTAATGGTTGGTCTTTCAAGCTTGGAGGCTGCTTATTCATTTTTTACTTGTGTTCAATCCTACTAATGAAGTGTCAGTTTGGTTCTTGGTGGCAGAGAGTAGACGTGCTTCTGTTGACATTTTTTTGAAGGCAGCAGGATACCTAGATTGTGCTGTCCGACATGTTCTCCCACAGTTGTCTGCTGAACTCAGGTTTATATGGGTGAAAGACTTTTGCTAATTACAACTGCCTTTGAGTTTTACTTGGACCAGATTCATGTTTTTCTAGGGTTGTTCTTACTTGTTTGACTGCTTTTTGATTGTAGGAGAAATCTTCCAGTTGACCTAGCAGAAGGCGTTCTTCGAGCACTTAGCCTACAAGCATTAGGACAGGTGCAAACTCTTTCTTTGGATGAATAGTTGGGGTGTTTATATCTCAAGATTTCATacttataatttgatattttcctGATAAAGATGAGAAAGATAGAGATGAGAAACACCTGTTTGCATAATATTTAAACGATCACCGTAAATGAGGTTTATGCTATCCAGTTAGTAATATTTTTCCCCCTCAAAGTTGGAGCGATTCATTTGGCTTTTGCCAGTGGGGACGATGTGGGATAATTTGGGAAATGTCCGTTTGGTTGTGGTGGGTTAAGGTTTAGGAGGATTTGTGGAAATAGGATTTAGAGTTGTTGAAGAAAGGGTTTTGGGGTTGCGTTATGAATTAAAAGGTGGATTGATGAATTATTTGAAGGTTATTTGTTAGAACAAAGTATGTGGAGATTTAGggttttgataagtaaaaaaggGCTTGATTTGGGGTTATTTTCTTAACCAAGAAAGGAAATATAACAATTTCTTAACCAATtacattaaagaaaataaatttagtccctaaataAGATCTATTTACTCAATCAGGCTCAACTGGCAGCAGATTTTAATTGTCCATCCACAAAGTCATTGGGTGGGCAGTCTTTGGTGCCGACATCTGTAAATGGGTGTCATTGGGGGCGCCTGTATCTTGTGTCCACACCAAGGCACTTTCCTTTTAAAAGATTATAACTATTGTTGGTCCTACCCATGTACGTAGGGTTTTGGGAGGTGCGGCTTTTCTATGGTTctatttttaagtatttttgttGAATGAAGTGTCTGCTCTTAAGACTTGATCAAGGCGGACttggaatttctttttttgttctcccCACCTAgctctgtttttattttttattttaaattttatttgcaCCAATGATATTTCCAATGTATTACGTAGGGTGTTGACATTCAACTTGGAATGGCAATTGATAGTACCAAAGCTACTCTTGCAGTAAAGCGAAGACTTGCATGTGAGATGGTGAAGTACTGGCAGCAGGTATGAACATAATGACTTTTTACTATTGATTGTCTGCTTAAATTTTCCATGCTGCTGTTGCTTCTTGTTCTTTGGATtgtatatataattgtttaatATCCATAGAGTGAATAGGCTTTAGTAATCACTAAATCTATATTTTGTCAGCACTTTAATTTTGATCCATGACAGGATGCCATCAGAGCGTCTTTTCTGCAACATATGTTAAAaggtttcttctttttattttattatttgggtaGAAATTCTAATCTCTTATACTTTAACACCCACTTTATTTATGTAGTTTACAGTTCTGATAGTAAATGTATTTATAGCATCTTCGTTAAGAAATCACTTAtgaacaataattaataataggGACAACACACTGGGAATAAGGACTTCCATTATTAGTGTCACAGATGCATATGgaatatgtttttttctttttcaaattttttataactgCATGCATAAAGCTTGTAAGCTTGTTCTGAATTGTGAAATCAATACTCGTTTGTGCATACATGGTTGGAAACTCAAATATATTCAATTACTTCCATTATTTGTTTTGTCTTCATTGTTTATTTGGTTGAAAACGTCAGTCATTTCAAGCTCTTATGATCTTCAAGTGTATGCGTGTGGCTTTAAATTTCACAATCTAAGCTAGAGCTCAAGTTCAAGATCAAACTCCTTATTTAAGCAAGCGGTAATTGAGTAGATTTCTGGTTTCTAGAGCTCAAACATGAACTTTTGATCTCGAGTTGAGCATGGATTGTTGTAGGTTGTAGCCCTACAGTCCATGCTAGAAGGCTGAATTGATTTGCTCAACAATTTGTACCATTCGCCATTGCCATATTCTATGAAGTCCAGATTTTATCCATTTTGGTTGTTTCACTGGTCCAGGTAACACTTACTACCAGTCACTTACAACCAGCCAGAAGGGCAGAATGCTAGAGAATACTGGCTTGTGAGTAGGTTCCTCTTTTTCTGAAAGGATGACAGGAGAGGGTGCGTGTGTCTGCGTCTGTGTTAGGTTTGCTTTATCAAAACTTTGCAAACCTATTAGTGATTGTGGTTTATCAGTTTAACCTTGGAATAGAGGGGTAAAAGAAGGGGTCTTTCtgtaatatagaaaaaaaaaagtttgtgaatGCTAATGAGACAATGATTAACCTTGTCCTTTGGAAAAGTATCCCATGTGAGCAATGAAAatggaaattaattaattttctactGATACCCTCTGCTTAATAGAATGCCAAAGCACCAAGTGGAAGGGGAACTTTGAATAAAAGGCTATAGGTCAGACAAAAACCTTCCCCCAGGCCCATCCCAGCACAAAGCATTCTTTTTCTGTTCTTAGGTTCGTTCTTGCCCAATTTACCCATTTGAAATCAAAATGACATTGTATCTGGATCCCTTTCAGGTAGGATTTTGGAAGTGTTTATAAATCTGATATATTCTGCTGACATTAGCTTTGGCTAGTAGGCTTACAGTTTTCAGAAATGAATTTACTCCTATTAATGTATTATTGTAACTAATAGAATATATACTTCCTTTCAGACCTAGTCACTCATAGCTAAGCGGAATGATCTTTGACCTTTTTATCCTTCTTTATTTACTAATGGCTCTCTACTCTAAGAATTTAGTTCATATGCCTTTTGGAGCCTACTGTATTACTACTCGCAATACATTTTCTTGGATGGtcattttgtctttttattcattaattttctCTTGCTAACCAATCCATAAACAGTGGAACTTTTGGTTAAGCTGTGACTTTTGAGGATTGATATTTTAGAGGAATTTTTCTGCTCTCTTTTTTGACAAGATTTTCATGTATCCACATGGGGTTAGGTTCTGTTTCTAAAACTTATTTTCAGTAGAATTTGATGCAGGAAAGGCTAGGATTCACCACCTAGAACAGCTCTGTTAAACCTTAGGCTTCCCTACTTGAActcaaactaaataaataaaaaaacttaaagtaGGATACAATCCAAtgaaaatctgaaaaaaaaattccgaaaATTGTGCTCCTACATCATATTCCTCATTCATGTAGTCCTAATTTAGATACTCCTTGTTTCCCATGATATTAAGTGATTGCTGTTGTTTTTACTTCATGATATATGATGGGGATGAGATATTTATGATTTTGTACTTCTGGGCTTTGGAAACCTGCTATTGGCACATTTCACATATTTGGTTGGTTTCATAGTGATAACATatgttttaccaaaataaatctttttttaagTGTTCACTTTGTTTCTCAAGAATTATGTATATCATTCAATTAGTAATTAAATTACCTTTTGTTAAATGTAGGTGCAATTGGTTTTTCTGGACATATATATTGCTTTTTATTGATGCTGTTTTCTTTGCAGGCTCAAGATAACTTGATGAACGTTCCATTAACAAATGGTTGGGGGGAAAAACATCGACTCTTTGTGAAGTGGAAATATATTGAAGCAAAGGtagtttattatttcttttgtgTCTATTTCAAGTCTTCCTTGTTGTTAAGCACAGATCTCGCTAATTGTCTTTATTTCTTAATCTGCTTTCCAACTTTGGTGTTGTCACATGTATGACTTGATTGTCTATAAACATGTTATGATTGCTTCTCATTATATTAGATTGCACAAAAACTTTCACAGGAAAATTAGACTTACACTTTTAACTTATGGCATATGAAGGGAAATTTACTTTACTGTTGAGGCATGTTCAGTTAGAAATATACACTTAACTTTCAAATATATTAGAGGCTATTCAGCTCATTGGACAAGGTCCTCACTTGATTCTAAAGAGCTTTGTGAAATAAAAGAGAAGCCACTGAATTTAACCATCCAAATTATAAGTTGATGCAAGTGGATTTAGACTCAAATTGATGGTAATcacaaaagaaggaagaaagaaaaaaagaagctttcAATAAGGAAAGTCTATATTACTGTACATTCTCTATATATGTTATATTGAGGGCACTCCTAATATCATGAATTAGactaatttttaaatcaaacttggtttgtgttttACACAGACTGGATGCTTTATAGATGTATATATGTATCACAATATGCCTTTTCGATGAAGTCCTCTAAGAGCATTAATTGGAccaagttttaaaataaaattcatgttG of the Quercus robur chromosome 10, dhQueRobu3.1, whole genome shotgun sequence genome contains:
- the LOC126701558 gene encoding uncharacterized protein LOC126701558 isoform X2, which encodes MGCLVSTPKDTGGNRRRPGNIGDVSVYVPGFRIPKPVDFSQSLGDHLSKNLVERLSALRTRIVVMAGQEGPTVTRTRRKTQHGGSTLADLLQALEDYLPVLLGLVKDGSHLQYKETGMPNAWYEVLSVLHLMAMLSLSQANLLLLPRTSADGYQPKVSEESRRASVDIFLKAAGYLDCAVRHVLPQLSAELRRNLPVDLAEGVLRALSLQALGQGVDIQLGMAIDSTKATLAVKRRLACEMVKYWQQAQDNLMNVPLTNGWGEKHRLFVKWKYIEAKAAAYYYHGLILDEGNTEKSHGMAVAALQAADEYFKESKKACEAFNTALPLSRNPPLWGTMKYLSEKIPKDTSSKVRINRDLYSHERIMETAPTLPDFALALKPDDYLLPTVHPSWNEENINRGHVGSNQVKGDRR
- the LOC126701558 gene encoding uncharacterized protein LOC126701558 isoform X1, yielding MGCLVSTPKDTGGNRRRPGNIGDVSVYVPGFRIPKPVDFSQSLGDHLSKNLVERLSALRTRIVVMAGQEGPTVTRTRRKTQHGGSTLADLLQALEDYLPVLLGLVKDGSHLQYKVQFVWVNQEDDAEETGMPNAWYEVLSVLHLMAMLSLSQANLLLLPRTSADGYQPKVSEESRRASVDIFLKAAGYLDCAVRHVLPQLSAELRRNLPVDLAEGVLRALSLQALGQGVDIQLGMAIDSTKATLAVKRRLACEMVKYWQQAQDNLMNVPLTNGWGEKHRLFVKWKYIEAKAAAYYYHGLILDEGNTEKSHGMAVAALQAADEYFKESKKACEAFNTALPLSRNPPLWGTMKYLSEKIPKDTSSKVRINRDLYSHERIMETAPTLPDFALALKPDDYLLPTVHPSWNEENINRGHVGSNQVKGDRR